A stretch of the Capsicum annuum cultivar UCD-10X-F1 chromosome 10, UCD10Xv1.1, whole genome shotgun sequence genome encodes the following:
- the LOC107844665 gene encoding alkane hydroxylase MAH1-like gives MDVLEYPLSFLIIIMCFTYFAWWSLSNKWWKSSSVPINWPVVGMLPGLIRNAHRIHEFTTDILVEYKGTFMFHGPVFANLNMLNTSDPANIHHILSRNFSNYQKGPEFRKIFDILGNGIFNVDYELWEIHRKITMSLLGHAKFQKLLERNMWEVIDNSLRPTFEVFAEQGTVFDLQDIFHRFGFDVISKLLLDHDPKSLSLDLPHVPCEKAFTDASDALLYRHILPEGCWKLLKWLQIGTEKKLSRAWEAFDQYLYPCISRKLEKLMNKTRKDEDLDVFTSYIEAYNQWKDGDLGTLQTFLRDTFLSLIFAGRDTSSTALTWFFWMLSKNPLVEKRIRQEIQQQLHLKEDENLKFFKVEETRKLVYLHGALCETLRFFPPVSIEEKIPLEYDILPSGHRVSPNMKIILSFYTMGRMESIWGKDCLEFKPERWISQRGGIKHESSFKFPVFNAGPRTCIGKEMTFTQMKLLAATIIYNYQIQVEDQIISPSSSIVMQMKHGLKVRLVKRATLMSK, from the coding sequence ATGGATGTCCTTGAATATCCTCTTTCTTTCTTGATTATcatcatgtgttttacttattttgCATGGTGGAGCCTTAGTAATAAATGGTGGAAATCAAGCTCAGTGCCAATAAATTGGCCTGTTGTTGGCATGTTGCCTGGGCTTATTCGAAATGCTCATCGTATCCATGAATTTACAACTGATATACTTGTAGAATACAAGGGCACTTTTATGTTCCATGGTCCTGTATTTGCCAACTTGAACATGTTAAATACTAGTGATCCTGCAAATATCCATCATATCCTTAGTAGAAATTTCTCAAATTATCAAAAGGGTCCTGAATTCCgtaaaatttttgatattttggggAATGGGATATTCAATGTTGATTATGAGTTATGGGAGATTCATAGGAAGATCACAATGTCCTTATTGGGACATGCCAAGTTTCAAAAATTGTTGGAGAGGAACATGTGGGAGGTGATTGATAACTCGCTACGACCAACTTTTGAAGTGTTTGCTGAACAAGGCACTGTGTTTGATTTGCAAGACATTTTTCATAGATTTGGTTTTGATGTTATCAGCAAATTGTTACTCGACCATGATCCGAAAAGTTTGTCTCTTGATTTACCTCATGTGCCTTGTGAAAAGGCGTTCACCGATGCTTCAGATGCACTTCTGTACAGACATATCTTGCCAGAAGGCTGTTGGAAATTGCTAAAATGGCTTCAAATTGGCACAGAAAAGAAGCTCAGTCGAGCATGGGAAGCTTTTGATCAGTACTTATATCCATGCATTTCACGTAAGCTAGAAAAGTTGATGAACAAAACAAGGAAAGACGAGGACCTCGATGTGTTCACTTCCTATATTGAAGCATACAACCAATGGAAAGATGGAGATTTGGGTACTTTGCAAACATTTCTAAGGGACACtttcttgagtttgatatttgcTGGTAGAGACACCTCAAGTACAGCTCTCACTTGGTTTTTTTGGATGTTATCTAAAAATCCCTTAGTAGAGAAAAGGATTAGGCAAGAGATTCAACAACAATTGCACCTTAAAGAAGATGAAAATCTCAAGTTTTTCAAAGTAGAAGAAACAAGAAAACTAGTCTATCTACATGGTGCTTTGTGTGAAACCCTAAGGTTCTTTCCACCAGTTTCTATAGAGGAAAAAATTCCACTTGAATATGATATTCTTCCGAGCGGTCATCGTGTTAGTCCAAACATGAAAATTATCCTATCATTTTATACAATGGGGAGAATGGAGAGTATATGGGGTAAAGATTGTTTAGAATTCAAGCCAGAGAGATGGATTTCTCAACGAGGAGGGATCAAACACGAGTCATCTTTCAAATTCCCAGTGTTTAATGCAGGTCCAAGGACTTGTATAGGGAAGGAAATGACGTTCACTCAGATGAAATTATTGGCAGCTACCATCATATACAATTACCAAATCCAAGTGGAAGATCAAATAATTTCTCCAAGTTCTTCTATTGTCATGCAAATGAAACATGGTCTGAAAGTTAGGCTTGTCAAAAGGGCGACTCTTATGTCCAAATGA